Part of the Panulirus ornatus isolate Po-2019 chromosome 28, ASM3632096v1, whole genome shotgun sequence genome, CTGGACAACGGTGACTGTGCTCGGTGACTTGGCCATTAGGGTATTACGTTGATATACAGGATATTTATTTCCTGTCATCGAGTTCCTCAGAGGACACGAAGGATCCTTGTGTACCATCAGCCCTCACGCCGGCACCGCTGACGGGGACGGCGTTGGTATCCAATACTCGGTAGCCATCGTCGTCAGCGATGTAGTTGACAAAATACTTAACACCCTCAGGTGAAGTCCAGCTGCAACATGAAAGACAAGATGTTAGATGTTTCTCATTGTGTTGTGACAGACTGCAAGTTAGTCAATATTTCTTAGAAGCTTCACTTACGAATTTCTTCTTAGTGCTTATAAAATGTTTGATTAATAATATATCAATAGATATCATTTTAAGTGATAATTACACAGACCAGAAGCGCACACATAAATGATTTCCTCAATATTCTGTCCACCATTTACCGCAAGATAGACATGATACTACAAATATAGCTATAAGGTGTTTGTGTACATGGTACAACTTTCTTCTGAAATGAAATCGATTTTTTTCTTCTGGCAATGAAATAACGCTGGAACAGTGGCGGGCGCTCACCTGTAGGTGCCAGTTATGGTGGTGTCTTCAAGGCTCAGGTCCTGATGGAGGTCCTCCAGGTCGATGGTGAGGATAGAGTCGGGGCGGGCGGCGACCAGGGCAGCCAGACCCAGGAGGACGAACAACTGGTGGAGGAAAATGCacattatacattttttctttttcaacttcttTCCCAGCAGTGTTCAGTCACATGTACGATACATACATGCTGTTCTTTTGTTCGTTCAATTATGaccaaagaaaatgtaaatcttTAGTACAATTGCAAAGTTAACATCCCCATCGAGAAGAACGCAACTTACGGTGCACTTCATGTTGGTCGGTGGTCAGCGAAGGTGTGATGCCCCTATGATGTGGCGACAGGTTTTATAGGTGCCGCGCAAGGCCACGCCCACCGTACCGACCCTTTGTAGGGCCACTGATATCTTCAAGCAGTAAAAGGAATTAGAATCTTTATCATAAATGTCATTCTCGTGTTTCTTCTGTTATGCTTATCTGTTTTTAGAATAAGAATATCTGTTCAGAATAAAACAAGATATAGGCCACTTTCATCAGATTAAGAAGGCCAACTTTGCAAGTTTCTTTTTAGTCAAGTGTCAATATTTTCTGTTGAAGGAAGCTGTCGGTCCTGTTTTTCATCTGCCTGTCGGCCAAGGAAGGTCACTTTTTATTAGAGTGAATGTTAAGAACAGACCATTATACAGAGCAAAATAGTgccatagatatatagatatgtatatgatctTAAAGATGTTATAATTATTAGATATAACTATACAATGACATCAAAAATGTAAACAAATTACATGAAGTAGATAGTGACTTACTAATAATATTGCAGGAATGAGAGAGTACTCACATCTTTAGGTAAGTAATTGCTATGTATTCTTTAATGGGTTTTCAACAATTCATCGGGCAATGGACATAAGGTAGATAACTTGTTCGTAGTTAAAGATATAGATGAATTGTAAATAGAAAGAATAGATACATTTGATTAAACGGATTTTTGATAATATGGTAATTTGAAAATCTTAGTTTTATTGAGTGACGAATAATCTATTGGAGATTATCATGGTATGACTTTTACATAATCAGAGACATGCTATTTTTACAACCACGTTATCATTAACTGATAACCTAGTTTGTTGATTTAGTTAATGAAGATTGCTTTAGGAGAAAATGATATAGGAATTCAGCTGTATTACACCTACTCTTTATAATATCTATATCATTACGCTACAATATATTGAATTGTTCATTGTCATTACGCATGTTCTATATGAACGTGCTGACAGCAGCCTGACGCTATCTACTTATCCCATCTCAATCAAGCAGGTGCCTGGTTGTTTTGAGTAGTACAAGATGAGCCTGGCTCACCATTATCAAGGGGAAGGTAacatgacgagagtcaggctggccactATGACTTTCCAGGTTAAAATCAAAGAATCTTTCTCAAAGATAGCAATAGATTCTAAATCCACATTGGATTATCTCTTTCATGGT contains:
- the LOC139757717 gene encoding uncharacterized protein, with amino-acid sequence MKCTLFVLLGLAALVAARPDSILTIDLEDLHQDLSLEDTTITGTYSWTSPEGVKYFVNYIADDDGYRVLDTNAVPVSGAGVRADGTQGSFVSSEELDDRK